DNA from Lentibacillus amyloliquefaciens:
GACGAATACCAGGACGTCCTCAAGCAAGAGTTGATCGCCCGTATAGGTTATGTCATTGAACCGCAGGATCTGTTCAGTCATTTAGTCAAAAAGATTGAAAATCAGACATTTGAAATCGAAGATCTCCACCGAGCCATTAACCATATTGAAGCTTCAACTCGTGGCGAAGATAGTGAAGATGAATTTGAACGCCTGTTTGAAGATATGGATCTAAACTCATCCCGTTTGGGGAATACCAACGCGGAACGGACAAAACTCATTTCCAAAGTCATGATGAATTTAGCAGCCTTGCCATTTGTTCAAGGGGATATGGAGATCGATATGTTGGGAGATGCCTATGAGTATCTCATCGGGCAGTTTGCGGCTACAGCCGGGAAAAAAGCAGGTGAGTTTTACACGCCGCAGCAGGTTTCGAAAATTCTAGCCAAAATTGTAACCACCGGTAAAAAAGATTTAAAGAACGTGTATGACCCAACGTGCGGTTCCGGATCCTTACTATTACGCGTAGGTCGGGAAGCTAATGTGCGGCATTATTACGGCCAAGAATATAACAATACCACCTTTAACTTGGCTCGTATGAATATGTTGCTGCATGATGTTAATTACCATAATTTCTCTCTTGCGAACGGCGATACGTTAGAGCATCCGGCGGTCGTTGATGGACAGTTTGAAGCTGTCGTGGCGAATCCACCTTACAGTGCGAAATGGAGTGCCGATCCGTCCTTTTTGGATGATGAACGCTTTAGCAATTACGGAAAATTGGCACCGAAATCAAAAGCAGACTTCGCCTTTGTACAGCACATGATCTATCATTTAGATGATAACGGAAAAATGGCCGTGGTTCTTCCCCATGGCGTGTTATTCCGAGGAGCAGCCGAAGAGACGATTCGGAAATATTTGATTGAAGAAAAGAACTATCTGGATGCGGTTATCGGGCTTCCATCTAATTTGTTTTTCGGCACGGGGATTCCTACTTGTATTCTCGTATTTAAAAAATGCCGGGAGCAAGACGAAGATGTTTTATTTATTGATGCATCGCAGTCCTTTGAAAAAGGAAGGAACCAAAAC
Protein-coding regions in this window:
- a CDS encoding type I restriction-modification system subunit M, coding for MTTTEKQRQQQADLQKKLWDIANDLRGNMDASEFRNYILGLIFYRFLSENTEQQVEQLLAEDNITYEEAWQNDEYQDVLKQELIARIGYVIEPQDLFSHLVKKIENQTFEIEDLHRAINHIEASTRGEDSEDEFERLFEDMDLNSSRLGNTNAERTKLISKVMMNLAALPFVQGDMEIDMLGDAYEYLIGQFAATAGKKAGEFYTPQQVSKILAKIVTTGKKDLKNVYDPTCGSGSLLLRVGREANVRHYYGQEYNNTTFNLARMNMLLHDVNYHNFSLANGDTLEHPAVVDGQFEAVVANPPYSAKWSADPSFLDDERFSNYGKLAPKSKADFAFVQHMIYHLDDNGKMAVVLPHGVLFRGAAEETIRKYLIEEKNYLDAVIGLPSNLFFGTGIPTCILVFKKCREQDEDVLFIDASQSFEKGRNQNHLADEDVNKIVETFRNRETLDKFSYVSTLDEIRKNDYNLNIPRYVDTFEEEEPVDLDKVQQDIQDIDQKIVGLEEEINGYLKELGVL